From a single Maylandia zebra isolate NMK-2024a linkage group LG3, Mzebra_GT3a, whole genome shotgun sequence genomic region:
- the LOC143414189 gene encoding uncharacterized protein LOC143414189 has product MAALLIWVEKNVSRTDVECVWKRVKSCKAEEITAKRVSVMTPSTTQAGIERPVSQEDKEWAVASLSKLQRFTGMGWILSPECSQAKPAKTFDEVLRNLGFPQAEDKARYLLASLAVSDEEKKQIEEATVGQTKNALWSAYRKKRITASNFGLVLSAVQRRSYPPSLFKTLLGQYNLTEGSKACDWGILHEPKAKQLYTDCTGAAIKERGLFLSNSGLLGGSPDGTVSNECIIEVKCPWSARAKTVLEAADIKDFFLQLDEV; this is encoded by the exons ATGGCGGCATTGTTGATTTGGGTGGAGAAGAATGTGTCTCGCACTGACGTGGAATGTGTGTGGAAGAGGGTAAAATCATGCAAAGCAGAAGAAATTACTGCCAAGAGAGTGTCTGTGATGACACCCTCAACAACACAAg ctggaaTCGAAAGACCTGTCTCCCAGGAGGACAAGGAATGGGCAGTGGCATCCCTATCGAAATTGCAACGTTTTACTGGGATGGGTTGGATTTTGAGTCCTGAATGCTCTCAG GCTAAACCAGCCAAGACATTTGATGAAGTGCTGAGGAACCTGGGATTTCCCCAAGCAGAAGACAAGGCTCGTTATCTCTTGGCATCACTGGCTGTGTCTGACGAAGAGAAGAAACAGATTGAGGAAGCAACAGTTGGGCAAACGAAGAATGCATTGTG GTCAGCATATCGCAAGAAGAGAATCACAGCCAGCAACTTCGGTTTGGTCCTGAGTGCAGTCCAGCGGCGCTCATACCCCCCTTCCTTATTTAAGACTCTGCTTGGACAGTACAACCTGACAGAAGGATCTAAA GCATGTGATTGGGGGATCCTTCATGAGCCAAAGGCCAAGCAGTTGTACACTGACTGTACTGGTGCAGCTATCAAGGAGAGGGGACTGTTTTTATCTAACAGTGGCCTGCTTGGTGGTTCTCCAGATGGGACTGTCTCTAATGAGTGCATCATTGAGGTGAAATGCCCATGGTCAGCCAGAGCCAAAACTGTATTGGAGGCTGCAGATATTAAGGACTTTTTCCTACAGCTGGATGAG GTATAA